The Candidatus Saganbacteria bacterium nucleotide sequence ATCTATGAACAGGCAATGAAGAACGGCCTGTTTGATATTTTCCTTAAAGCCGAAGCGGCGGTCTCAACCCCTACCTGCGGACCGTGTTTGGGCGGCCATATGGGGATACTTGCCGAAGGAGAGAGGGCTCTTGCGACCACTAACCGGAATTTTGTCGGACGCATGGGGCATCCCAAAAGCGAAGTCTATCTTTCGAACGCGGCAATCGCAGCCGCATCTGCCGTGGCCGGATATATCGCGAGTCCCGAGGATCTATAATGCAAGGCAAAGCTTGGAAATTCAAGAATAATGTCGATACCGATCTGATAATACCCGCGCGGTATCTGAACACGCATGACCCGGCGGAGCTTGCCAGGCATTGCATGGAAGACGCTGACCCCGGGTTCTCTAAAAAGGTCAAAAAAGGCGATTTTATCGTCGCGGGCGAGAATTTCGGCTGCGGGTCTTCCCGCGAGCACGCTCCCGTCGCCATAAAAGCCGCCGGAGTCTCCGCAGTTATAGCGGGATCTTTCGCGAGGATATTTTTCAGGAACGCGATAAACATCGGGCTTCCGATAATAGAGCTAAAACAGGCAGATGAGATAAAAGAAGGCGACACGCTCGAAGTTGACGTTGAAAAAGGACAGATAAAGGACTTGGACAGCGGAAAGACATTTAAAGCCGGGCCTTTTTCGCCGTTCATGAAGAATATAATCGATAAAGGAGGGCTCATTAGTCATGTCAAAGAAAAATTATAATATCGGGGTGATCGGCGGTGACGGCACAGGCCCGGAGGTCGTAGCCGAAGGCCTGAAAGTGCTGAAAGCTGTCGAAAAGAAATTCAGTCTGGAAGTTAATACAAAGCTGCTTCCGTATGACGGGGAAAGATACCTGAAGACCGGCATCATCATAACGGATGAAGAGATCGAAGGACTCAGGAAATTCGACGCCATCTATTTGGGGGCTATCGGCCATCCCAAAGTAGCGCCCGGAATACTGGAAAAAGGCATTCTTTTAAAGGTCAGATTCGCACTTGACCAGTATATAAATTTAAGGCCCGTGAAATTATACGAGAACGTCTGGACCCCTTTAAAGGATAAAGGTCCCGAACATATAGATTTTGTCGTTGTAAGAGAGAATACGGAAGGGCTTTACGTCGGCACAGGAGGAACACTAAAAAAAGGCACCAAGGATGAAGTCGCGATCCAGGATTCAATCAATACAAGAAAAGGCGTGGAAAGATGCATCAGATACGCTTTTGAACTCACGCGCAAAAGGAACAAAAAGAAACAATTGACGCTTGTCGGCAAGACCAACGTCCTGACCTATGCTTTTGACCTTTGGGAAAGGGCCTTTTATGAAGTTGCAAAAGAATATCCTGATATCAAACCGGATTATGCCCACGTGGATGCGACCTGCATGTGGTTTGTAAAAAACCCGGAATGGTTTGATGTTATCGTTACGGACAATCTTTTTGGTGATATAATCACTGATCTCGGCGCCATGATCCAGGGCGGGATGGGGATAGCCGCGGGCGGCAACATCAACCCGGAAGGCGTTTCGATGTTCGAACCCATCGGCGGCTCTGCACCGAAATACACGGGACAAAATGTCATCAATCCACTTGCCGCGATCGGCGCTCTTCAGATGCTTCTTGAGAACATTGGCGAGGAAAAAGCCGCTGCTGCTGTCGAGAAATCGATAATGGCAGCCTGCAAGAAAATGAAGAGCATGTCAGCAGGAAAGATGGGATATTCCACTACACAGGTAGGCGACATGGTGGCGGAGGGGATATAGTTACTGCGGCGGCAGCCAGATCTCGTTAGTACTACAATGTATACCGCCGTGTATGCCCAGGCCGAACATCCCGAAAGGTATTGAACTGACTTCGACCCTGATCCCCGCATTACGGAGCACCTCGATAGTCCTTTTAGCGGCGGAATCCACATAAACTCCTCCTCCTGGAAGAGGAAGAGAGTTTGCCGGAAGGCTGTCTTCATCAGGCAAGAGACCAAATTTGCTGGGGTTTATCTGCTTTACTATTTGATCGAGAAATCTTTTGTTCGCTTCATAATACGGTTCCATGAAAAAAACGGCATTTTCAACAGGTAAATATAGAATATTGAAATCCGAATGATCGCTCGGTATTAAAAACCTTCTTTTCGTTCCGATCTTGTCCAGTATTTCCGGCGGAAAAGCGTCCATGAACCCTGACGGGACTACGAACGGTTTTATCCCTAAAGCGCTTAGCTTGCTGCTTATTGACCGGACATATTGACCTATTACACTTCTTGAGACCGGCGCATTTTTTTCTTCAGGAGGCATCCAGGGTTCGCAGATAAACGCGAACTTGTCCCCTATTGTCGTTACGCCTTGATGCCCCAGTTCTGCCGGCTGAATTTTCAAGCCTTTTGCCCAATTCAATAGACCGCTTAGATCGTTCCGCCGGAATTTGGGCGTCACGTATAAAGTATCTGCTATTTGCACAAAATTATCGCGCAGGAACTTTATTTTCAGCATGGGCTTGCGTTGATCGCTTATATGAACGATATCTTGTTCGCGGATCCCGATATCTTTTGCCTCATTTATCACATTCGAACCGAAATATTCATAGATCTTGGGATCCGGCGCAAGCAACCCGATCCTGTAGCCTAATGAGATCAGGTCCTGCATTAGAACTTTTTTTGCTTTTCCCCATGCCTCTTTCCGGCTGAATATCTGCTCCATAAAAGCTAATGCTATTCTTCCGTTTTCAATATAAAAAGTATTTCCGTCCAGTGTTATTCCGTCCCTGTATATACGCCTGTCGACCGTTTGCGCGATCTGTATTATCTTCGCGCCTTTTACTCTTGCCTCAAACTCTTCGACCACTTGATTGACAGGTATATGCAGTCCGAATTCCCTGGATACCGCTCTTTCAATTGTCCTTGCAGCCTCGGGCTTGCAGGTAAAATCGGAAGGTGTGGTAATTATTACCGGTTTGTATCCGCGAATGATCCTGTTTATCATAATTGTAGTCCTAATTAACTTTCGTCAGAATCTTGATGAAATTTCATTGCTATTCTCCTTTTAGTTGTCAGTTTACTGTTTACCCCTGCATACTATCTTTATTATCTATTTCTTTACTTATTTATGCCTTATTTACGGTTTGCAAGTATTTCTCGTGTTATCCCGATATATATTTACATATAGGCTTATAGGCCTGGAGAGATCATATGAAAAACACGACAATTGATTATTTAAAATGGATACTCGAAGAGATAAACGCCTCTCTTGAGATGAACCCTTTTACCAGGCAATTGTACTCTCCGTTTGCCGTCGATGAAATAGTCGAAAAAGACGGCACCCTGGCACAGACCGAAAGGCTTCTCGTCGCCTCCGAGGTCTACCGCTGGGTGATGGGCGGCAAGTGGCGCCTTCTTGACCTTGAACATCTGATAAAGACCCAGAGAGGCCACCTTGATTTTGACAAGAAGACGATAAAGCAGGATATAAAGCATCTTATAGACCAGCAGGACCTGCTTAACGAGGACGTCCTCCAGATGGTCCTTCTGCTCACCGGGATAGATAAAAGGATAGTCGAGAACGCGAAGTACGTGATACAGAATAAATTCTTCATAACGGCGAACCCGAACAAGCTGTGGTCTTCTATCGGTTACTATGACATGAAAAATAAAAGTATCCATGTGAGCACCGGGGGAAAAGCAAAGGACGGAAAGTATAAATTCCCCGTGGAAGATGTGATAGAAACAGCGGCCCACGAGCTCGGCCATCATATCTATATCTCAATGATCTCGGGAAAGTTCAAGACACCCAAAGGCACCATAAGAAAGATCAGGGGCATGCTGAAAGGTGTCAAAACATCGAAAAATGACCTGGAGCATAATCAATGGCTTAAGTTCTACAAAGAGGACTACGAATCAGACTGGCGGAGTAACAAAGCGGTTCAGATAGTGCCGGTCGAGGCTTACGTGAAATACGGCATCGAGAACGAATTATTCGCCCAGACTATCAGCGGCAAGACGACCATTTCAAAGAGCAAAAGAAAACAACTGATAAAACTGATAAACGAAAGCTGCATCTTTTAACCGCTTTTTAAAGCTAAAGCAATTATTTTGAAATACCCTGTGTAGGAGAACTCGCGCTCGCGAACGGCTTTTTCGGCATCCTTCCGGAAAGGAAACTTTTCCTTCCGGCTTCGACCCCGAACCTCACCGCTTCGGCCATCAAAGCAGGATATTGCGCTTCCGCGACAGCGGTATTGATCAGGCACGCATCGGCGCCGGTCTCCATCGCGAGAGCCGCGTCGGACGCGCAGCCGATCCCGCTGTCAACGACTACAGGCACCGTAATGAACTGCCTGAGGACTTTAATTTTGTCGAAGTTTGGGACTCCCTGGCCCGAGCCGATAAATGAGCCTCCCGGCATTACGGTCGCGCAGCCGATCTCCTGGAGTTTTTTTGCGACGGTAAAATCATCGGTGGTATAAGGAAGAACGACAAAACCTTCTTCGATAAGTATCTTTGCCGCTTCGATGGTTGCGACCGGGTCAGGTACAAGATATTTTTGGTCGGCGATGACTTCGAGTTTCACCCAGTTCGTCAGCCCTGCTGCTTTTGCCAGCCGCGCTATCCTTACAGCTTCATCAACGCTGTAACAGCCCGCGGTATTCGGCAGGATAAAATATTTTTTTCGGTCGATGTGATCCAGCAGGGTCTTCTCGCCTGTATTTTCCAGGCTGACCCTTCTGACAGCGACGGTGACGATCTCGCAGCCCGACGCGTCAAGAGCTTCTTTCATAATCTCGAAAGTCTTGTATTTGCCCGTGCCCAGCATCAGCCTGGAGCGGAATTCTCTTCCGGCTA carries:
- a CDS encoding 3-isopropylmalate dehydratase small subunit, whose translation is MQGKAWKFKNNVDTDLIIPARYLNTHDPAELARHCMEDADPGFSKKVKKGDFIVAGENFGCGSSREHAPVAIKAAGVSAVIAGSFARIFFRNAINIGLPIIELKQADEIKEGDTLEVDVEKGQIKDLDSGKTFKAGPFSPFMKNIIDKGGLISHVKEKL
- a CDS encoding thiazole synthase, which codes for MKNNLVIAGREFRSRLMLGTGKYKTFEIMKEALDASGCEIVTVAVRRVSLENTGEKTLLDHIDRKKYFILPNTAGCYSVDEAVRIARLAKAAGLTNWVKLEVIADQKYLVPDPVATIEAAKILIEEGFVVLPYTTDDFTVAKKLQEIGCATVMPGGSFIGSGQGVPNFDKIKVLRQFITVPVVVDSGIGCASDAALAMETGADACLINTAVAEAQYPALMAEAVRFGVEAGRKSFLSGRMPKKPFASASSPTQGISK
- a CDS encoding 3-isopropylmalate dehydrogenase gives rise to the protein MSKKNYNIGVIGGDGTGPEVVAEGLKVLKAVEKKFSLEVNTKLLPYDGERYLKTGIIITDEEIEGLRKFDAIYLGAIGHPKVAPGILEKGILLKVRFALDQYINLRPVKLYENVWTPLKDKGPEHIDFVVVRENTEGLYVGTGGTLKKGTKDEVAIQDSINTRKGVERCIRYAFELTRKRNKKKQLTLVGKTNVLTYAFDLWERAFYEVAKEYPDIKPDYAHVDATCMWFVKNPEWFDVIVTDNLFGDIITDLGAMIQGGMGIAAGGNINPEGVSMFEPIGGSAPKYTGQNVINPLAAIGALQMLLENIGEEKAAAAVEKSIMAACKKMKSMSAGKMGYSTTQVGDMVAEGI